In a single window of the Vicia villosa cultivar HV-30 ecotype Madison, WI unplaced genomic scaffold, Vvil1.0 ctg.000048F_1_1, whole genome shotgun sequence genome:
- the LOC131623003 gene encoding DNA-directed RNA polymerases II and IV subunit 5A-like yields the protein MVYSEEEIPKLHRVHRTVLQMLRDRNYLVLDSEINMSRQEFKEKLDINLKGGHPTYFKTNKDDPSDKIFVYFVRVAKLGLSVLTKIRERMESEGVERSILVSRSKPSEALKDLAPKHRIELFQEDELLVNVTEHELVPEHQVLTEAEKENLLETYTVKETQLPRMFVTDPVARYYGLKRGQVVRIIRPSETAGTYVTYRIVV from the exons ATGGTGTATTCCGAGGAAGAGATACCCAAACTACACAGGGTTCACAGAACAGTTTTGCAAATGTTAAGAGACAGAAACTACCTCGTTCTAGACTCCGAGATAAATATGTCGAGACAAGAGTTCAAAGAAAAGCTTGACATTAACCTGAAGGGAGGACACCCCACTTATTTCAAAACTAACAAAGACGATCCTTCTGATAAAATCTTTGTTTACTTTGTCCGTGTAGCCAAACTCGGTCTCAGTGTTCTTACGAAGATCCGTGAGCGTATGGAGAGCGAGGGAGTCGAGAGATCTATCCTTGTTAGTCGAAGTAAACCATCTGAAGCTCTTAAGGACTTGGCCCCCAAACATCGTATTGAACTGTTTCAG GAGGATGAACTGCTGGTGAACGTAACAGAACACGAGCTTGTGCCGGAACATCAGGTGCTCACCGAGGCTGAGAAGGAAAACTTGCTCGAGACATACACCGTCAAAGAAACTCAG CTACCTAGAATGTTCGTGACGGATCCTGTTGCGAGATATTATGGACTCAAGCGTGGACAAGTTGTTCGGATAATCCGGCCAAGCGAGACTGCAGGCACATATGTTACATACCGAATTGTTGTATAA
- the LOC131623004 gene encoding uncharacterized protein LOC131623004, whose amino-acid sequence MLRFFIPLPNKTNVKNKPKEKNTTITSLFVFLFYLYPMLHSYLHYNHKFLFPNLPVSLTTHHFSSPSPLVHDFVHRPTCNSHTVSVSAINPLHVELSPWLTKLTTSTVELGTVFDAIDDSSLNQVTFSVILSAAIAVLFFPTIQRRIKTAKQLKYRSSGVKKSSLNRSKSSKKSNKRPSPDQAFLGAIIAGVIAVILYRFTTTIEASLYRQSISDNFSVRQITITIRTVINGLCYLATFVYGINSFGLLLYSGQLAINTYVKESSSEKKSSDSKIMEQSVLSNSSDEDQSSNNSQ is encoded by the exons ATGTTGAGATTTTTTATTCCACTCCCAAACAAAACCAATGTGAAGAACAAACCCAAAGAAAAAAACACAACAATAACTTCactttttgtgtttttattttacCTATATCCAATGTTGCACTCTTATTTACACTATAATCACAAGTTTCTCTTCCCAAATCTACCTGTTTCTCTCACCACACACCATTTTTCTTCACCATCACCCCTTGTTCATGACTTTGTCCATAGACCAACATGTAATTCTCACACTGTTTCTGTTTCTGCCATTAATCCTCTTCATGTTGAACTTTCACCGTGGCTAACCAAATTAACTACATCAACAGTGGAATTAGGCACCGTTTTTGATGCTATTGATGACTCTTCTTTGAATCAAGTTACTTTCAGTGTTATTCTCAGTGCAGCCATTGCTGTGTTGTTCTTTCCCACTATCCAACGCAGGATCAAAACAGCAAAACAACTG AAATATAGGTCTTCTGGAGTAAAGAAGTCATCATTGAATAGATCAAAAAGTTCTAAGAAGTCCAATAAACGGCCTTCACCAGATCAAGCATTCTTGGGAGCAATTATAGCGGGTGTTATTGCAGTCATTCTCTATAGATTCACAACTACTATTGAAGCATCACTATATCGCCAATCAATTTCAGATAATTTTTCG GTTCGCCAGATAACAATCACCATAAG GACAGTGATAAATGGGTTGTGTTACCTTGCTACATTTGTGTATGGCATAAACTCTTTTGGTTTATTGCTTTATTCTGGACAACTTGCCATCAACACCTATGTGAAAGAGTCATCAAGTGAGAAAAAAAGTAGTGACAGCAAAATTATGGAGCAGTCAGTTTTATCAAATTCATCAGATGAAGATCAAAGTTCAAATAATTCACAGTAA
- the LOC131623005 gene encoding uncharacterized protein LOC131623005 — MESGGCSNNKKPVKIVIITTQYVETDAMSFKSVVQKLTGKHSSDDRVDDEAAEGRKAKKERNDFSDFDVAACESGHDGRSSFFISDSLLNECDILFREMQTNNHFLFDS, encoded by the coding sequence ATGGAGAGTGGTGGTTGCAGCAATAACAAGAAGCCAGTGAAGATTGTGATTATTACAACACAATATGTGGAAACTGATGCCATGAGTTTTAAGTCTGTGGTGCAGAAGCTTACTGGTAAGCATTCTTCTGATGACCGTGTTGATGATGAAGCTGCAGAAGGTAGAAAAGCTAAGAAGGAAAGAAATGATTTTAGTGATTTTGATGTGGCTGCTTGTGAAAGTGGTCATGATGGAAGAAGCTCTTTTTTTATAAGTGATTCTTTGTTGAATGAGTGTGACATTTTGTTTAGGGAGATGCAGACAAACAACCACTTTTTATTTGActcataa